A single region of the Epinephelus moara isolate mb chromosome 12, YSFRI_EMoa_1.0, whole genome shotgun sequence genome encodes:
- the si:dkey-174m14.3 gene encoding brain-enriched guanylate kinase-associated protein isoform X2, which translates to MNNIDTISSLLEQKEDLRKRLSYTTHKLELLQSEFDSTRQYLETELRRAQEELDKFTDKLRRIQSSYSALQRINQDLEEKIHRNSQHHDDEKRALSREIIVLNNHLMEAKLTIEKLQEDNDMYRKDCNLAAQLLQCNKSLYRAQLSELPADFQERLTMHMEESPLCHTYSDSVPASLIGKVLEKPDEACSSSQASRSPSPQAQDHAFILESLGPGERLGLRAAYKSDLYSSDTALYCPDERHRERRPSMDLHGQRKLLYGPQNSTDSTPEEGSVGLRAGFSQEHFAKFPATLGAGSSSYSSFSGGGSEDKGNGPPSSAASSPHHHSLYMEWRDAGDYERKSDSSWERDSPRGFANAHPFQQTELSHHQNGSSPVYSRTMSSCFSEPYEPLPPSSSPSVAYGDSRRGSTLAPEEEELIGRWRQLSVEDLSAHTYRSPGRASPYSFSEQHFSVRPAKIRLGPLYSSFQEGADYYHHEVGVMDPVWVAASPSPECSPGPRQAHSQAHLYRAEDSQESEPSLYHSGSSKDREGNVAAGGQSTDYVDPSPNSSTESLNQRSLEMAAELQHYQVEMHSLPAQVSQSPPPVPPPPPPYNQKFGSLGLSRKDSLTKAQLYGTLLN; encoded by the exons AATACAAAGCAGCTACTCGGCACTGCAGAGGATCAACCAAGATCTGGAGGAAAAGATCCACAGAAAT TCTCAGCACCATGACGATGAGAAGCGAGCGCTGAGCAGAGAGATCATCGTCCTCAACAACCACCTGATGGAGGCAAAGCTCACCATCGAGAAGCTACAAGAAGATAAT GACATGTACAGGAAGGACTGTAACCTGGCTGCTCAGCTTCTCCAGTGCAACAAATCTCTTTACAGGGCGCAGCTCTCTGAG CTGCCTGCTGATTTTCAGGAGCGACTGACCATGCACATGGAGGAGTCACCTCTCTGTCACACCTACTCCGACTCGGTCCCGGCCTCTCTCATCGGCAAGGTGCTTGAGAAGCCGGACGAAgcgtgcagcagcagccaggcCTCCCGCTCCCCCAGCCCTCAAGCCCAGgaccatgcttttattttggagagcTTGGGACCGGGAGAGCGGCTCGGGCTCCGTGCCGCCTACAAATCTGACTTGTACAGTAGCGACACGGCCCTGTACTGCCCTGATGAGCGGCACCGCGAGCGGAGGCCCAGCATGGACCTCCACGGTCAGAGGAAGCTGCTATACGGGCCCCAAAACTCCACCGACAGCACCCCAGAGGAGGGCTCGGTGGGGTTGAGGGCCGGCTTCTCACAGGAGCACTTTGCTAAGTTCCCCGCCACGCTGGGTGCAGGCTCCAGCTCGTACTCCAGCTTCAGTGGAGGGGGGTCTGAAGACAAAGGCAACGGCCCACCCAGCAGTGCAGCTTCCTCCCCGCACCACCATTCCCTCTACATGGAGTGGAGAGATGCAGGGGACTATGAGAGAAAGAGTGACTCATCCTGGGAGAGAGACAGTCCAAGAGGCTTCGCCAACGCTCATCCCTTCCAGCAGACGGAGCTGAGCCACCACCAGAACGGCAGCTCGCCCGTCTACAGCCGTACCATGTCCTCCTGTTTCAGCGAGCCCTATGAGCCGCTCcctccctcttcatctccaaGTGTTGCCTACGGAGACAGCCGTCGGGGCAGCACATTAGCTcccgaggaggaggagctgattGGCCGATGGAGGCAACTCAGTGTGGAGGACTTAAGTGCCCACACCTACCGCAGCCCAGGCCGGGCCTCACCTTACAGCTTCTCCGAGCAGCACTTCTCCGTCCGGCCCGCCAAGATCCGACTTGGCCCACTCTACAGCAGCTTCCAGGAGGGTGCTGACTATTATCATCATGAAGTAGGTGTCATGGACCCGGTGTGGGTAGCCGCCAGCCCGAGCCCCGAATGCAGCCCAGGGCCGCGGCAGGCTCACAGCCAAGCCCACCTGTACCGAGCCGAGGACAGCCAGGAGTCAGAGCCCAGCCTCTACCACTCAGGGAGCTCCAAAGACAGGGAGGGTAACGTGGCAGCTGGCGGCCAGAGCACGGATTACGTAGACCCCAGCCCCAACAGCTCCACCGAGTCTCTGAACCAGAGGTCCTTGGAGATGGCGGCAGAACTGCAGCACTACCAAGTGGAAATGCACAGCCTGCCTGCACAGGTGAGCCAGTCGCCACCACCAGTcccgccccctcctcctccgtACAACCAAAAATTCGGCTCCCTGGGACTTTCCAGGAAGGACAGTCTGACCAAGGCCCAGCTTTACGGAACACTTCTGAACTGA
- the rdh14b gene encoding retinol dehydrogenase 14b — protein sequence MSAAVIVAAVVGGGVLLLMRRLFPRQKAVKLLRYPADTMRGKTVIVTGANCGIGKALAGELLKLHARVIMACRDRRSAEEAAKDIQRQAGPEQGEVVIKHLDLASLRSVRTFCKEIREEESKIDVLVNNAGLYQCPYTKTEDGFEMQLGVNHLGHFLLTHLLLDLLKSSAPSRIVVVSSKLYKYGQINFDDLNSENKYDKAFCYSQSKLANLLFTLELARQLEGTGVTVNALTPGIVRTRLGRHVQIPLLAKPLFYLASLVFFKSPLEGAQTPLYLACSPEVEGVSGKCFANCEEEELMAKATDEQAAKKLWDISRRMVGLAN from the exons ATGTCCGCGGCGGTGATAGTAGCCGCTGTTGTCGGCGGTGGGGTACTGCTCCTCATGCGGCGTTTGTTCCCCCGGCAGAAAGCTGTGAAGCTGCTCCGGTATCCCGCCGACACTATGCGAGGAAAGACGGTCATCGTGACCGGGGCTAACTGCGGGATAGGGAAGGCCTTGGCCGGGGAGCTGCTGAAGCTCCATGCCCGGGTCATCATGGCCTGTCGGGACCGGCGGAGCGCCGAGGAGGCGGCGAAGGACATTCAGAGACAGGCGGGACCAGAGCAAGGGGAGGTGGTCATCAAACACCTGGACCTCGCTTCTCTTCGATCAGTCCGGACATTTTGTAAGGAGATCCGGGAG GAGGAATCAAAGATTGACGTGCTCGTCAACAACGCAGGCCTCTACCAGTGTCCCTACACAAAGACGGAGGATGGTTTTGAGATGCAGCTCGGTGTGAATCACCTGGGTCACTTCCTCCTCACTCACCTCCTGCTGGACCTCCTGAAGTCCTCCGCTCCCAGCCGCATCGTCGTGGTTTCCTCCAAGCTTTACAAGTACGGCCAAATCAACTTTGACGACCTGAATAGTGAAAATAAGTATGATAAAGCTTTCTGCTACAGTCAGAGCAAATTGGCCAACCTGCTGTTCACACTCGAACTGGCTCGCCAGCTGGAGGGCACGGGGGTCACGGTCAACGCTCTCACCCCGGGCATCGTGAGGACCAGGCTGGGCAGGCATGTTCAAATCCCTCTCCTGGCAAAGCCGCTGTTCTACCTCGCCTCGCTAGTCTTCTTCAAGAGCCCGCTGGAAGGGGCCCAGACTCCCCTCTATCTGGCCTGCTCCCCTGAGGTGGAGGGAGTGTCGGGGAAGTGTTTCGCTaactgtgaggaggaggagctgatgGCCAAAGCTACAGATGAACAGGCAGCCAAGAAACTGTGGGACATAAGCAGGAGGATGGTTGGGCTCGCTAACTGA